In Nocardioides sp. W7, the genomic stretch ATCCTGGGCCGGGCCTTCTGCGCCCTCGGTGACGGGGCGACCAGCCCGATCACCAGCTCGATCAAGTACTTCCGCGACGAGTACCTCGCCCACCTGACCCACGGCGGCTGCCCGTTCGACCCGGCCGCCTCCACCTCGTTCGTGACCGCTGGAGCAAGCGCATGACGGTTTCGACAGGCTCAACCAACGGAGTCGAGAAGACGGATCTCGTCACCCTGACGATCGACGGGGTTCAGGTCAGCGTCCCCAAGGACACCCTGGTGATCCGCGCGGCCGAGCAGGTCGGCGTGCAGATCCCGCGGTTCTGCGACCACCCGCTGCTCGAGCCGGTCGGCGCCTGCCGGCAGTGCCTGGTCGACATCCCCGACGCCGGCAACGGCCGCGGCTTCCCGAAGCCGCAGGCCTCCTGCACGCTGCCGGTCGCCGAGGGCATGGTCGTCAGCACCCAGGCCACCAGCCCGGTCGCCGACAAGGCGCAGCAGGGGATCATGGAGTTCCTGCTGGTCAACCACCCCCTGGACTGCCCGGTGTGCGACAAGGGCGGCGAGTGCCCGCTGCAGAACCAGGCGATGTCCAACGGCCGGGGTGAGACCCGGTTCGACGGGGTCAAGCGCACCTACCCCAAGCCGATCAACATCTCCGCGCAGGTGCTCCTGGACCGCGAGCGCTGCGTGCTCTGCGCGCGGTGCACCCGGTTCTCCGAGCAGATCGCGGGTGACCCGTTCATCGCGCTGGTCGAGCGGGGCGCGCTCCAGCAGGTCGGCATCTACGAGAAGGAGCCGCTGCAGAGCTACTTCTCCGGCAACACGATCCAGATCTGCCCGGTCGGCGCGCTGACCTCCGCCGAGTACCGCTTCCGCTCCCGCCCGTTCGACCTGGTCTCCACGCCCGCGGTCGCCGAGCACGACGCCTGCGGCTCCGCGATCCGCGTCGACCACCGGCGCGGCAAGGTGATGCGTCGCCTCGCCGGCAACGACCCCGAGGTCAACGAGGAGTGGATCACCGACAAGGACCGCTTCGCGTTCACCTACGCGCAGCAGCCGGACCGGCTGACCTACCCGCAGGTCCGAGATGAGGACGGGTCGTTGCGGCCGGCCTCGTGGCCCGAGGCGTTCGCCGTCGCGGCGCGTGGCCTGCAGGCCGCCGGCGCCACCGGCGTGCTCACCGGCGGCCGGGTCACGGCCGAGGACGCGTACGCCTACAGCGCCTTCGCCCGGGTCGCCCTCGGCACCAACGACATCGACTTCCGGGCCCGCCCGCTGTCGGCCGAGGAGGCCGACTTCCTGGCCTCCGACGTCGTGCTCACGCACCCCTCCGACGGCTCCCCGACGTACGCCGACCTCGAGCTCGCGAAGACCGTCGTCCTCCTCGGGCTGGAGCCCGAGGACGAGGCGGGCGCGATCTTCCTGCGGCTGCGCAAGGCCAACAAGCACCACGGCACCCGG encodes the following:
- a CDS encoding NADH-quinone oxidoreductase subunit G, with the protein product MTVSTGSTNGVEKTDLVTLTIDGVQVSVPKDTLVIRAAEQVGVQIPRFCDHPLLEPVGACRQCLVDIPDAGNGRGFPKPQASCTLPVAEGMVVSTQATSPVADKAQQGIMEFLLVNHPLDCPVCDKGGECPLQNQAMSNGRGETRFDGVKRTYPKPINISAQVLLDRERCVLCARCTRFSEQIAGDPFIALVERGALQQVGIYEKEPLQSYFSGNTIQICPVGALTSAEYRFRSRPFDLVSTPAVAEHDACGSAIRVDHRRGKVMRRLAGNDPEVNEEWITDKDRFAFTYAQQPDRLTYPQVRDEDGSLRPASWPEAFAVAARGLQAAGATGVLTGGRVTAEDAYAYSAFARVALGTNDIDFRARPLSAEEADFLASDVVLTHPSDGSPTYADLELAKTVVLLGLEPEDEAGAIFLRLRKANKHHGTRVLAVAPYRSRGLRKMGGKAVIAAPGAEASAIAGLVEHAEHGIDGTAVLLVGERLATSPGALSAAAALARKTGAKLAWVPRRAGDRGAVEAGCLPNLLPGGRPVADPVARVDAAASWGVDSLPDTPGRDADAIVAALVAGQLGGLVIGGVDPDDTADPAATRAAVEAASFVVALELRETEVTRAADVVFPVAPVSDKAGTFVTWEGRPRPFEAVFTNPASLPDLRILAGIAEELGRPLGFRTVADVRARMSEMGPWDGARPASPAVEPVQPAASAGVRVASWKQLIDLGSMQDGDDHLRATARMPVVRVPATIFEQHGRLVTLTGDRGSLTLPAVINKELPDDVVWLPANSSGNGVLADLASPGSTVTVKGAGA